One stretch of Pseudomonadota bacterium DNA includes these proteins:
- the tilS gene encoding tRNA lysidine(34) synthetase TilS, with amino-acid sequence MHELETRISREIAGNGIVGRGDHLLVAVSGGADSMGLLHLLAALKDDLELTLTAAYVDHGLRHEETRSEKLLVEAAARELGCGFSTGSIRVREIADENGWSIEEAARNLRYEFLAEAAVKHGCEKIVVAHTADDQAEELLLRLIRGTGRSGLAGMATVNYRTVVRPLLTTTKNEIVSYLGERNIAYLEDSSNAERQYLRNRVRLDLLPYLEENFNPAIRETLLRTAEILGAEEALLVRLTGDLCHRAVSHPGENQLAVDCATLAGEALALQRRVVEQVLVELSSPVTFQQISKILALVAEGNDGAELHLSEGLRVIRRGGAVDFSYPAGRARLRGRLGREAPDFMVEIPGPGRWPVPELSVEIEVLVLKEPPVREALLSGRADYLDMRGFDFPVQVRSPRAGDRFRPLGAPGSKKVADFLSDHKIPPTDRCRIPILVKDETILALVGIRIDERYRILADSGKVLKIELRRV; translated from the coding sequence ATGCACGAACTAGAAACCAGGATCAGCAGGGAAATAGCGGGAAACGGGATTGTCGGCAGGGGAGACCATCTGCTGGTTGCTGTTTCCGGCGGGGCGGATTCCATGGGACTGCTGCATCTTCTGGCCGCTCTCAAAGATGATCTTGAGCTGACTCTGACTGCGGCCTATGTCGATCATGGCCTGCGGCATGAAGAGACAAGGAGTGAGAAGCTCCTGGTTGAAGCCGCAGCGCGCGAACTCGGGTGTGGTTTTTCTACCGGGTCGATCCGGGTGCGGGAAATTGCCGATGAGAATGGTTGGTCCATCGAAGAGGCGGCCAGAAACCTGCGCTACGAATTTCTCGCTGAAGCTGCAGTCAAGCATGGGTGTGAGAAGATCGTGGTGGCCCATACCGCCGACGACCAGGCGGAAGAACTCCTGCTCCGGCTGATTCGAGGCACCGGGCGGAGCGGGCTTGCCGGCATGGCGACGGTGAACTACCGCACGGTGGTTCGCCCCCTCCTGACCACCACAAAAAATGAAATAGTGTCATATCTTGGTGAGCGCAATATTGCTTATCTTGAAGACAGTTCCAATGCTGAGCGTCAGTATCTAAGAAACCGGGTCCGGCTCGATCTGCTCCCCTATCTTGAAGAAAACTTCAACCCGGCGATCAGGGAGACCCTGTTGCGCACCGCAGAGATCCTCGGGGCTGAAGAGGCGCTTCTCGTCCGGCTGACCGGGGATCTCTGCCACAGGGCTGTCAGTCACCCAGGGGAGAATCAGCTTGCGGTTGACTGCGCAACCCTGGCCGGGGAAGCGCTGGCGTTGCAGCGAAGGGTGGTTGAGCAGGTGCTGGTGGAACTTTCTTCACCGGTTACCTTCCAACAGATCAGCAAGATTCTTGCGCTGGTCGCAGAGGGAAATGATGGCGCGGAGCTTCATCTGTCGGAAGGCTTGCGGGTGATCAGAAGAGGCGGGGCGGTGGATTTTTCCTATCCGGCCGGCCGGGCCAGACTGCGTGGCAGACTGGGAAGGGAAGCTCCGGATTTTATGGTGGAGATTCCGGGGCCGGGCCGCTGGCCGGTTCCCGAGCTGTCCGTTGAGATCGAGGTTCTGGTTCTCAAGGAACCGCCGGTTCGCGAAGCATTGCTTTCAGGGCGGGCTGATTATCTGGATATGCGCGGGTTTGATTTTCCGGTGCAGGTTCGATCACCACGGGCGGGGGACCGTTTCCGGCCACTCGGCGCGCCGGGGAGCAAAAAAGTGGCAGACTTTCTGTCCGACCATAAGATCCCACCGACAGACCGTTGCCGGATTCCGATACTGGTGAAAGATGAGACGATCCTCGCTCTGGTGGGGATCAGGATTGATGAGCGTTACCGGATTCTTGCCGACAGCGGTAAAGTGCTTAAGATAGAGTTGCGCCGAGTGTAA